The DNA region TAATGATGACCTGGCTGATGCCGATCATGCTCACCTGGCTGTTCTTCTTCTCGGCCCCCAGTGGCCTGGTCCTCTACTGGATGGTCAGCAATATGGTCGGCGTCTTGATTCAGTTGTGGATCAATCGCAGGACGGCCGAGTTGACGCCCGGCGCTGCGGTCGCAACCGCAGGACCGCCGGGTGGCAAGGGCGGTCCGCGTGCTTCGGATAAAGCAGCCGGTCAGAAACGTGCAAAGGAAAAGGGCGGCAAGAGAAGGCAAGACAGGCGCGGCGGCGCGGAGGCAGAAGGTTTCTGAGGTAGCATAGACTTTAGTCTGTGGGGTTTCCAGTCACTTCGGAGTATCAAGCGATGTCGGAAGAAAATGTGAATCTCGTCGTTGACTTCACAAATCAGGTTCTTGGATCCTCGGGGCTCGATCTGAAAGCTGGCGCAGACCAAACCGAGGACGGATTTAGGATTCAGGTGCGCGGCGACGATGTCGCTTTACTGCTGGGCCACAACGCAGAGTTGCTGGATGCCCTCGAATATCTTGGGAACCGCGTCCTCGCGCGCGCATCCGGCGAAGAAACCAGATTGGTATTCGACTCAGGCGGCTATCGCGCACGGCGCGAAAAAGAACTTCGATTGATGGCAGAGAAGGCGGCTGAGAAGGTTCGTCTCTCACGCATACCATTCAGCTTCGACCCAATGACTCCCAACGAACGGCGCATCATCCACCTGGCGCTCGCCGCCGACGATACGGTCACAACCGAAAGCCAGGGCAACGGCGAGAATCGGAAGCTAACGATTCGGCCCGCAAAATAAGGTTCCGAGTTCCGAGTTCCAGGTTCCGGGTTTTGAAGGCACTCGAACCCGGAACCCGGAACTCTGAACCCGAAACCGATGTTCCGTGACGACACCATCGCTGC from Acidobacteriota bacterium includes:
- a CDS encoding R3H domain-containing nucleic acid-binding protein, translated to MSEENVNLVVDFTNQVLGSSGLDLKAGADQTEDGFRIQVRGDDVALLLGHNAELLDALEYLGNRVLARASGEETRLVFDSGGYRARREKELRLMAEKAAEKVRLSRIPFSFDPMTPNERRIIHLALAADDTVTTESQGNGENRKLTIRPAK